The following proteins are co-located in the Leptospira weilii genome:
- the rpsB gene encoding 30S ribosomal protein S2: protein MSVISMKNLLETGVHFGHQTRKWNPKMAPYVFTARNGIHIIDLQKTVQKAKEAYDALKKLTSEGKKVLFVGTKKQARGAIEREALRSSMFFINNRWPGGLLTNWNTVKKSIARLKKLEAMEADNSFEKEVKTKKEVLTLRRELEKLRKTLGGIKDMATIPEIMFVIDPKKEEIAVKEARKLGLKIFAVVDTNCDPELIDYPIPGNDDAIRAISLFLETMSNAVIEGTGGVVEQPRFSEDLDSEALALEYQGEYDESGKFIMDEDADSKKAKAAEEVATPTTIEADQNE from the coding sequence ATGTCAGTGATCTCAATGAAAAATCTTCTGGAAACCGGAGTACACTTCGGACACCAGACTCGCAAATGGAATCCGAAAATGGCTCCGTATGTTTTTACGGCCAGAAATGGAATTCATATTATCGATCTTCAAAAAACCGTTCAAAAAGCAAAGGAAGCTTACGATGCCCTCAAAAAACTGACTTCCGAAGGGAAGAAGGTCCTTTTTGTAGGTACGAAAAAACAAGCGAGAGGCGCGATTGAAAGAGAAGCTCTTCGCTCCAGCATGTTTTTTATCAACAATCGTTGGCCGGGCGGTCTTTTGACCAACTGGAACACGGTAAAAAAAAGTATCGCTCGTTTGAAAAAACTAGAAGCGATGGAAGCGGATAACAGTTTTGAAAAAGAAGTAAAAACTAAAAAAGAAGTCCTAACCTTAAGAAGAGAGTTGGAAAAACTCCGCAAAACTTTGGGCGGGATTAAGGACATGGCTACGATTCCGGAAATCATGTTCGTGATCGATCCTAAAAAGGAAGAAATTGCCGTAAAAGAAGCGAGAAAACTAGGCCTTAAGATTTTCGCGGTGGTGGATACCAACTGCGATCCCGAATTGATCGATTATCCGATTCCGGGTAACGACGACGCGATTCGCGCGATTTCTCTCTTTCTTGAAACCATGTCCAATGCGGTTATCGAAGGGACCGGTGGAGTCGTGGAGCAACCTAGATTCAGCGAAGATCTGGATTCGGAAGCCCTGGCACTCGAATACCAAGGTGAATATGATGAAAGTGGAAAGTTCATCATGGACGAAGACGCCGATTCTAAAAAAGCCAAAGCGGCGGAAGAAGTCGCCACTCCCACTACGATCGAAGCGGATCAAAACGAATAA
- a CDS encoding phosphatidate cytidylyltransferase encodes MGETSKRLASAAVLIVFYLFMIFYADFYYLQTYLILLLGGIVGIREFYDLSDRGEDGKPFRGTGIFFMLLILTFYYFRFIGSQNQFEAPLFFQKYIQYFIPPFDPVPVAFLFLFIVTFTLQITRRPLDGAIFSVASTFLGVFYIAVPLGHLLLLLGMKQGVYYIFFVSAVTFLTDAGAYFGGRWFGRHPAGLAISPKKTWEGYATGIVIAIASIFVFNIIWENITGTPASVRGLEVFWISAILSLVSVIGDLLESAMKRDAKIKDSGSLIPGHGGILDLADALLITIPVLYYYLQIKGNLGV; translated from the coding sequence ATGGGTGAAACGTCCAAGAGGCTCGCTTCCGCCGCGGTGCTGATTGTATTTTATCTTTTTATGATATTCTATGCGGATTTTTATTATCTGCAGACGTATCTAATTCTTCTTTTGGGTGGAATTGTCGGAATCCGGGAATTTTACGACCTTTCCGATCGTGGAGAGGACGGAAAGCCGTTTCGGGGAACCGGAATATTCTTCATGCTTCTGATTCTTACTTTTTATTATTTCCGATTCATAGGTTCACAGAATCAGTTCGAAGCTCCTTTGTTTTTTCAGAAATACATCCAATATTTTATTCCTCCTTTCGATCCCGTTCCGGTCGCATTTCTTTTTCTGTTTATCGTAACGTTCACTTTGCAAATCACCAGACGCCCGTTAGACGGTGCGATCTTTTCGGTTGCTTCCACGTTTCTCGGAGTGTTTTATATCGCGGTTCCTTTGGGACATCTGCTTCTTCTTTTGGGAATGAAACAAGGGGTCTATTACATCTTTTTCGTATCCGCCGTCACTTTCTTAACGGATGCGGGAGCGTATTTTGGGGGAAGATGGTTCGGAAGGCATCCGGCGGGTCTTGCGATTTCTCCCAAAAAGACCTGGGAAGGTTATGCGACCGGAATTGTAATCGCCATCGCCTCGATTTTCGTCTTCAACATAATTTGGGAGAACATCACGGGGACTCCAGCGTCTGTTCGCGGATTGGAAGTTTTTTGGATTTCGGCGATTTTATCCCTGGTCAGCGTGATCGGGGATCTTTTGGAATCCGCAATGAAGCGAGACGCGAAGATCAAGGATTCCGGTTCTCTGATTCCGGGTCACGGTGGAATACTCGATCTCGCGGACGCTCTTTTGATCACGATTCCCGTTTTATATTATTATCTTCAGATCAAGGGGAATCTCGGAGTCTAA
- the frr gene encoding ribosome recycling factor, with the protein MASEEIISGMKTKMDKTIDLVKKDFGTIRTGRANPSLVEDIRVDYYGTLTPINQLGNISVPEPRMLVISPYDKGIMKDIEKAIQASGLGLQPSNDGVVIRIIIPELTGERRKELAKVVKSKSEEKKVAIRNIRRDSMEDLKKHTEGLSQDEIKTVQDQIQKTTDSYIDKISALTAEKEKEITTI; encoded by the coding sequence ATGGCAAGTGAAGAAATCATTTCGGGAATGAAGACTAAGATGGATAAAACCATCGACCTGGTTAAAAAGGATTTCGGGACCATTCGCACGGGACGCGCAAATCCTTCTCTCGTGGAAGATATTCGTGTGGATTATTACGGAACGTTGACTCCGATCAATCAGCTCGGAAACATTTCCGTTCCAGAACCAAGAATGCTCGTGATTTCTCCTTACGATAAGGGAATCATGAAGGATATAGAAAAAGCGATCCAGGCTTCCGGTTTGGGTCTTCAACCGTCTAACGACGGAGTTGTAATTCGGATCATCATCCCCGAGCTTACCGGCGAACGACGCAAAGAACTTGCAAAAGTCGTAAAGTCCAAATCGGAGGAAAAGAAAGTTGCGATCCGTAACATCCGTAGGGACTCGATGGAAGATCTAAAAAAACATACCGAAGGATTGTCTCAGGACGAGATCAAAACAGTTCAAGATCAGATTCAAAAAACCACCGATTCTTATATCGATAAAATTTCCGCTCTGACAGCAGAGAAGGAAAAGGAAATCACTACGATCTAA
- a CDS encoding bactofilin family protein produces the protein MSKKTATRTSRPITEYGAISTVLGRETSFSGILNFQRPLEISGEFQGEIESEGFLFVSEGAKVRANIKAGTVIVGGEITGNVIATQKLEMLSTGKVNGNIKTSKLQIADGVIFEGNCEMIQPNKD, from the coding sequence ATGTCCAAAAAAACAGCAACCAGAACTTCTCGTCCTATAACAGAATACGGAGCGATTTCCACAGTCCTAGGAAGAGAAACTTCCTTTTCCGGGATTTTGAACTTTCAAAGACCGCTCGAAATTTCGGGTGAATTTCAAGGAGAAATCGAGTCCGAAGGATTTCTTTTCGTAAGCGAGGGCGCAAAAGTTCGCGCTAATATCAAAGCCGGAACCGTGATTGTGGGCGGTGAGATTACGGGAAACGTGATTGCCACTCAAAAGCTGGAAATGTTGTCCACCGGAAAGGTGAACGGAAACATCAAAACATCCAAATTACAAATCGCGGACGGAGTGATCTTCGAAGGGAACTGTGAAATGATCCAGCCCAATAAAGATTGA
- the tsf gene encoding translation elongation factor Ts, whose protein sequence is MAAVTTDLIRELRERTSAGMMDCKKALEENNADIEKAITWLREKGIAKAAKKAGRETKEGRIVSYIHGNGKIGVLVELNSETDFVSKNEEFEALGKEICMQIAAMNPLYLNEESIPAADLEREKGIMKSQLEAEGKKAEQIEKILPGKIKKYVSEACLVNQAFFKDDSKTIDDLVKEAIAKFGENITIARFVRFQVGGL, encoded by the coding sequence ATGGCAGCAGTTACTACAGATTTAATCAGAGAACTCAGAGAGAGAACCAGTGCGGGAATGATGGACTGCAAAAAGGCTCTTGAAGAAAACAACGCGGATATCGAAAAAGCGATCACCTGGCTTCGTGAAAAAGGGATCGCGAAAGCCGCTAAAAAAGCGGGAAGAGAAACCAAAGAAGGAAGAATCGTTTCCTACATTCATGGAAACGGAAAGATCGGAGTTCTCGTAGAATTGAATTCTGAAACCGACTTTGTTTCTAAAAACGAGGAGTTTGAAGCGCTGGGAAAAGAAATCTGTATGCAGATTGCTGCGATGAATCCTTTGTATCTGAACGAGGAATCCATTCCCGCTGCGGATCTGGAAAGAGAAAAAGGAATTATGAAGTCTCAACTGGAAGCGGAAGGCAAAAAGGCGGAACAGATCGAAAAGATTCTTCCCGGAAAAATCAAAAAATACGTTTCCGAAGCTTGTCTCGTAAACCAGGCATTTTTTAAGGACGATTCCAAAACCATAGACGACTTGGTAAAGGAAGCGATCGCGAAATTTGGCGAGAACATCACGATCGCCCGTTTTGTCCGCTTTCAGGTGGGTGGACTCTAA
- the dapB gene encoding 4-hydroxy-tetrahydrodipicolinate reductase, with the protein MSDSKVQIALIGGSGRMGRAIITVLSSSAKSTLSSSVVSGSSVFLGMDSGLHSGIKQNGVHFSSDIEAAVRGADCVIDFSTHQNLDATLRACLQNRKPVVIGTTGLTELQKDALKVASKEIGIVYSPNMSIGVNLLFKLTEIAAKVMGENSDIEIQDIHHRHKKDAPSGTAEKLKSILLETLGRTSKNVIHGRHGILKERDPKEIGIHTLRAGEVIGEHTVYFFTPEERIEITHKAQDRKAFAVGSIHAAEFLVGRKPGLYDMFAVLGL; encoded by the coding sequence ATGTCCGATTCAAAGGTTCAAATTGCGCTGATCGGAGGTTCCGGGAGAATGGGACGCGCCATCATCACGGTGCTTTCTTCCTCCGCCAAATCCACACTTTCTTCTTCCGTGGTAAGCGGAAGTTCCGTATTTTTGGGAATGGACTCGGGACTTCATTCCGGAATCAAACAGAACGGGGTGCATTTTTCCTCCGATATAGAAGCGGCGGTAAGAGGGGCGGATTGCGTCATTGATTTCAGTACGCATCAAAATTTGGATGCGACGTTACGAGCGTGTCTCCAAAATCGAAAGCCGGTAGTGATCGGAACCACGGGATTGACCGAACTCCAAAAAGACGCACTCAAAGTGGCCTCGAAAGAAATCGGGATCGTATATTCTCCGAACATGTCCATCGGAGTCAATTTACTATTCAAGTTAACCGAAATTGCGGCCAAGGTGATGGGAGAAAACTCGGACATAGAAATCCAAGACATCCATCACCGACATAAAAAGGACGCGCCGTCCGGAACCGCGGAAAAGCTGAAGAGCATCCTTCTCGAAACGTTAGGCAGAACATCCAAGAACGTGATCCACGGAAGACACGGGATACTAAAAGAAAGGGACCCCAAGGAAATCGGAATCCATACACTCCGCGCCGGAGAAGTGATCGGAGAACACACGGTTTATTTCTTTACACCCGAAGAAAGGATCGAAATCACACACAAGGCCCAGGATCGGAAAGCCTTTGCGGTGGGATCGATTCACGCGGCGGAGTTTTTAGTGGGACGCAAACCCGGATTGTACGATATGTTTGCGGTTTTAGGATTGTAA
- the dapA gene encoding 4-hydroxy-tetrahydrodipicolinate synthase yields the protein MFQGVYTAIITPFKNDKIDYESYNKLLEKQIKAGVNGIVPCGTTGESPTLSHTEHAELIRETVKAVQGKIQVVAGTGSNSTREAIELTEAACKDGVDGILSVNPYYNKPTQEGLFQHFKAIAEHSSVPVMLYNIPGRTSVNLQPETVLRLSEVKQIRSMKEATGDLGQMGKLISLVGNKMTVLSGDDNLTLPLLAIGGVGVVSVVSNLFPKAIVEMVKNFQDGKIPEARKIHYDFIEVFALSFMETNPIPIKAAMAWFGHCGPEIRLPLTGLSQNETSVKYKKALETLKEKGYE from the coding sequence ATGTTTCAGGGCGTTTATACGGCGATCATCACACCATTCAAAAATGATAAAATCGACTACGAGAGCTATAACAAACTATTGGAAAAACAAATCAAGGCGGGAGTGAACGGAATTGTGCCTTGTGGAACAACGGGAGAATCGCCGACCCTTTCCCATACAGAACACGCGGAATTGATCCGGGAAACCGTCAAAGCCGTACAGGGAAAAATCCAAGTCGTAGCCGGAACCGGTTCCAATTCCACCCGAGAGGCAATTGAACTAACCGAAGCCGCTTGTAAGGACGGCGTGGACGGAATTCTTTCCGTAAATCCTTATTATAACAAACCTACTCAGGAAGGACTCTTCCAACATTTTAAGGCGATTGCGGAACATTCATCCGTGCCCGTAATGCTCTACAATATACCCGGCAGAACCTCCGTAAATCTACAACCGGAAACCGTACTACGTTTGAGTGAAGTAAAACAGATACGATCGATGAAGGAAGCTACGGGAGATCTGGGACAGATGGGAAAACTGATTTCTCTGGTGGGAAATAAAATGACCGTACTTTCCGGAGACGATAACCTCACTCTACCGTTGCTTGCGATCGGAGGAGTAGGTGTAGTTTCCGTCGTATCGAATCTCTTTCCGAAAGCAATCGTAGAGATGGTAAAGAACTTTCAGGATGGAAAGATTCCCGAAGCCAGAAAGATACATTACGATTTTATAGAAGTTTTCGCACTATCGTTTATGGAAACCAACCCGATACCGATCAAGGCGGCAATGGCATGGTTCGGTCACTGCGGACCGGAGATCCGGCTGCCTTTGACCGGACTTTCCCAAAATGAAACAAGCGTAAAATACAAAAAGGCGCTCGAAACACTGAAAGAAAAAGGGTACGAGTGA
- a CDS encoding isoprenyl transferase: MDGNGRWAASFGKSRSEGHREGANAIDRLMDASLELGLRNISLYAFSTENWKRPITEIRSIFNLLVEFIDTRLDTIHARGIRIHHSGSRKRLTRNVLDKIDFAIEKTKKNKNLNVNFCLNYGSKDELLRAAQEAFLRRKKEKVSFEKPLKEKELEKFLYTSTLPPVDLLIRTAGEQRLSNFLLWQSAYAELYFTDTLWPDFDKNSLVDSLKWYETRTRKFGGLTNG, from the coding sequence ATGGACGGTAACGGTCGATGGGCCGCTTCTTTTGGGAAGTCCAGATCGGAAGGACATAGGGAAGGGGCAAACGCGATTGATCGTTTGATGGATGCAAGTCTTGAGCTCGGTCTGAGGAATATTTCTCTTTACGCGTTTTCCACCGAAAATTGGAAACGCCCGATCACCGAAATTCGATCCATTTTCAATTTGCTTGTGGAGTTTATCGATACTCGTTTAGATACGATTCATGCGAGAGGGATTCGAATTCATCACTCCGGAAGCAGAAAGCGTCTGACACGGAATGTTTTGGATAAGATCGACTTTGCGATCGAGAAGACCAAAAAGAACAAGAACCTTAACGTAAATTTTTGTTTGAATTACGGTTCCAAAGACGAACTACTCAGAGCGGCTCAAGAAGCTTTTTTACGCCGAAAAAAGGAAAAGGTCTCTTTCGAAAAGCCGTTGAAAGAAAAGGAACTTGAAAAATTTTTATATACGTCCACCCTTCCTCCCGTAGATTTACTGATCAGAACGGCCGGAGAACAAAGACTTTCGAATTTTCTGCTTTGGCAATCCGCTTATGCGGAGTTGTATTTTACGGATACTCTTTGGCCCGACTTCGATAAAAATTCCCTGGTAGATTCCCTGAAGTGGTACGAAACCAGAACCCGAAAATTCGGAGGACTTACAAATGGGTGA
- a CDS encoding helix-turn-helix domain-containing protein, whose translation MFKSIHSREAKIFCKNLIAARKDADLTQFEVAMRLGQPQSYISKIESGERRLDVIEFWRIYKILGKSFEFFFHFDEKPEGSEKRSKTLKAASGKRKKKLSKS comes from the coding sequence TTGTTCAAATCCATCCATTCACGCGAAGCGAAAATTTTTTGCAAAAATCTAATCGCTGCCAGAAAAGACGCCGACCTTACTCAGTTTGAGGTTGCTATGCGTTTGGGCCAACCTCAATCTTATATTTCCAAAATTGAATCCGGTGAAAGGCGTCTTGACGTTATCGAATTCTGGAGAATCTATAAAATCCTTGGCAAATCCTTTGAATTTTTCTTTCATTTTGACGAAAAGCCGGAAGGTTCTGAGAAAAGATCCAAAACTCTCAAAGCGGCTAGCGGGAAACGTAAAAAAAAGCTTTCTAAGTCCTAA
- the acpS gene encoding holo-ACP synthase has product MKISVGNDIVENARIRDLLEKHGERFLKRIFSESEREYCSNRKDPIPHLSGRFCVKEAFIKAIEPDEKEVLDMREIELFGKEFGKKELVLHGKSKELFLTKGYSGCSVSISHAENYSTAVVVLYKE; this is encoded by the coding sequence ATGAAAATTTCCGTCGGCAACGACATCGTCGAAAACGCAAGGATTCGGGACCTCTTGGAAAAACACGGAGAGCGATTTTTGAAACGGATTTTTTCCGAATCCGAACGGGAATATTGTTCGAATCGAAAAGACCCGATTCCTCACTTAAGCGGAAGGTTTTGCGTGAAAGAAGCCTTTATCAAAGCGATCGAGCCCGATGAAAAGGAGGTTTTGGATATGCGGGAAATCGAACTTTTCGGAAAGGAATTTGGAAAAAAAGAATTGGTACTGCATGGAAAATCCAAAGAATTGTTTCTTACCAAAGGATACAGCGGATGTTCGGTTTCGATCAGTCACGCTGAGAACTATTCGACTGCGGTCGTGGTGCTTTACAAGGAGTGA
- a CDS encoding CdaR family protein: MVMIFNNWQAKLGSLILAVVFYVNLQNSKILVKEIQIPIEYPKLGGTLVVSKTSDKTVPVKVEGVREYVNYYSQFLKVHINTSELKAGENLVSAYRISGAPTGLRITRLRDKIKVNLESTSIKILPIDVKFTGDLPQNYVKANHFISPSVIRVSGPPGMLEGLGKITIPPISLKDKTESFTIKHKLPDFPAAVKVRDNIKEVTVRVNIFASVSNAGETLLLGIPIKCQTLDKNLEAEFSEPEVSVKLQSKTPLKSIQVIKGLTASVVCSHKYDPRTKKIFPDNKPIFAKIKLSKSPSLKSVDVLGVFPDRVSVLFKVKPDQNKTGGEETDPTEEENTSEPNTNPELLEEE, encoded by the coding sequence TTGGTGATGATCTTCAACAACTGGCAGGCGAAACTGGGGTCTCTTATACTGGCGGTCGTATTTTATGTGAATTTACAGAATTCTAAAATACTCGTAAAGGAGATACAGATTCCGATCGAATATCCGAAGTTAGGCGGAACTCTGGTAGTCTCTAAAACCTCGGATAAGACCGTTCCCGTAAAGGTGGAGGGAGTACGCGAGTATGTGAATTATTATTCTCAGTTTTTAAAGGTGCATATCAACACTTCCGAACTTAAGGCCGGAGAAAATTTGGTTTCGGCTTACAGGATTTCGGGCGCGCCGACAGGACTGCGAATCACAAGACTCCGCGACAAGATCAAGGTAAATCTGGAATCGACTTCGATAAAAATACTACCGATTGACGTGAAGTTTACCGGAGATCTGCCGCAAAACTACGTAAAAGCGAATCATTTCATATCCCCTTCCGTAATCCGCGTAAGCGGTCCTCCCGGAATGTTGGAAGGTTTGGGAAAAATAACGATTCCACCGATATCTCTCAAAGACAAAACGGAGTCGTTTACGATCAAACACAAACTTCCGGATTTCCCCGCCGCGGTCAAAGTGCGGGACAATATCAAAGAAGTAACGGTTCGAGTGAACATCTTTGCAAGCGTGTCTAACGCGGGAGAAACTTTGCTACTCGGAATACCGATCAAATGCCAGACCCTGGATAAGAATCTGGAAGCGGAATTTTCCGAACCCGAGGTTTCGGTAAAACTACAATCTAAAACACCGCTTAAGAGCATTCAAGTCATCAAAGGACTTACTGCGAGTGTGGTCTGTTCTCACAAATACGATCCTAGGACCAAAAAAATTTTTCCGGATAACAAACCCATATTCGCCAAGATCAAACTGAGCAAATCCCCATCCCTGAAATCGGTAGACGTTTTGGGAGTGTTTCCGGATCGGGTGTCCGTACTATTTAAGGTAAAACCGGATCAGAATAAAACCGGAGGAGAGGAAACGGATCCAACCGAAGAGGAAAATACGAGCGAGCCGAATACCAACCCGGAGCTTTTGGAAGAAGAATGA
- a CDS encoding sugar phosphotransferase, which produces MKLFSFLWNPGLLCVLVFLVTSFFSWIYLHSERFGISDISNERSMHVGTTKKSGGIWIFLPVFCLAVFWFGGFEIPDRKILLFFTGLLFFFSIGLADDLFSLGSGFRLVLEFFFLFIFFLLEPVRFSFLGFDTGYVPGLSTLLLIVYVLFVVNVCNFMDGLDSYLSSHFLLSVFAFPFLFQSQLPSVFFWICAGVFGFLGFNLPKAKLFLGDAGSLPLGYSIAVLPLLFIQEKNWGQFEITSSFFLLPVFFVDGVITILLRLKDGENILKAHRRHLYQLVAVNSANKGLVAFLFTVANLPAMFLFAIHRNAGFPGSIVFWFCLVSYAGLYFFLFRRFGFSSRHP; this is translated from the coding sequence GTGAAACTGTTTTCTTTTTTGTGGAATCCCGGACTTCTGTGTGTTCTCGTTTTTTTGGTCACATCCTTTTTCTCCTGGATCTATCTCCATTCCGAACGATTCGGCATCTCGGATATTTCGAATGAAAGAAGCATGCACGTCGGCACGACGAAAAAATCGGGAGGAATTTGGATCTTTCTTCCGGTTTTTTGTTTGGCCGTGTTCTGGTTCGGTGGATTTGAAATTCCGGATCGGAAAATTCTTCTTTTTTTTACGGGTCTGTTGTTCTTTTTTTCGATCGGCCTGGCGGACGATCTGTTTTCTCTCGGTTCGGGTTTCCGTCTCGTCTTGGAATTTTTTTTCCTGTTCATTTTTTTTCTTCTGGAACCGGTTCGATTTTCGTTTTTGGGTTTCGACACCGGATATGTTCCGGGACTTTCCACGCTTCTTTTGATCGTCTACGTTTTGTTCGTCGTTAACGTTTGTAATTTTATGGACGGTCTTGATTCGTACCTTTCCTCTCATTTTCTTCTTTCCGTCTTTGCGTTCCCATTTTTATTTCAATCCCAACTTCCTTCGGTTTTTTTTTGGATCTGCGCGGGCGTCTTCGGTTTTTTAGGTTTTAATTTACCCAAAGCGAAACTTTTTTTAGGAGATGCGGGTTCGCTTCCTCTCGGTTATTCCATTGCGGTTCTTCCTCTTTTATTCATTCAGGAAAAAAACTGGGGGCAGTTCGAAATCACATCCTCATTTTTTTTATTGCCCGTTTTTTTCGTGGACGGTGTCATTACCATCCTTCTTCGACTCAAAGATGGTGAGAATATTCTCAAAGCTCATCGCAGACATCTCTACCAACTAGTCGCCGTTAATTCGGCTAACAAAGGCTTAGTTGCATTTCTTTTTACGGTCGCTAACCTTCCGGCAATGTTTCTGTTTGCTATTCATCGTAACGCTGGTTTTCCGGGTAGTATCGTATTTTGGTTTTGCTTAGTGAGTTATGCTGGGTTGTATTTTTTTCTGTTTCGTAGGTTCGGTTTTTCTTCCAGGCATCCTTGA
- the pyrH gene encoding UMP kinase, producing MGSKYKRILIKLSGEALAGEGEFGIDTNKAHSLAEEIKEVHDLGVEIALVVGGGNIIRGTNLAKVGIDRATADYMGMLATIQNALALQDACEKKGLYTRVQSAIEINSIAESYIRRRAVRHLEKRRIVIFAGGTGNPYFTTDTTASLRAVEVGCDVILKATKVDGVYTADPKKDNGAQRYSQISFMESINRRLKVMDSTALSLCMENNMPIIVFDIFKQGNLKDLITGKNIGTLISNSEDIQIDGK from the coding sequence TTGGGATCAAAGTATAAGAGAATTCTAATTAAACTCTCCGGGGAGGCTCTTGCCGGAGAGGGAGAATTCGGGATCGATACGAATAAGGCCCATTCTCTCGCGGAGGAAATCAAGGAAGTTCATGATCTGGGAGTGGAAATCGCTCTCGTAGTTGGGGGCGGTAATATCATCCGAGGCACCAATCTTGCTAAGGTGGGAATTGATCGAGCGACCGCGGATTATATGGGAATGCTCGCGACGATTCAGAACGCTCTCGCACTTCAGGATGCCTGCGAAAAAAAAGGACTTTACACTCGAGTTCAATCCGCGATCGAAATCAACTCTATTGCCGAAAGTTACATCCGTCGTCGTGCCGTTAGACATCTTGAAAAAAGAAGAATAGTAATCTTTGCGGGCGGAACCGGAAACCCTTATTTTACGACAGATACTACCGCCAGTCTTCGAGCCGTAGAAGTGGGTTGCGACGTGATTCTCAAAGCTACGAAAGTAGACGGGGTTTATACCGCTGATCCTAAAAAAGACAACGGTGCTCAACGTTATTCTCAAATTTCCTTTATGGAGTCGATCAATCGTCGTTTGAAGGTCATGGATTCGACCGCACTCAGTTTGTGTATGGAAAACAATATGCCGATCATTGTTTTCGATATTTTCAAACAAGGAAACCTTAAGGACTTAATCACAGGAAAAAACATCGGGACCTTGATCTCTAACTCGGAGGATATTCAAATCGATGGCAAGTGA
- the cdaA gene encoding diadenylate cyclase CdaA, which yields MFFFKNISLFPLGKNPFVIVIDILIVGFFIYQFYTTIRRTRGIQLLLGVAVIWFLGIFASYFELELLDWIIESIRPALVFAIIVLLQPELRKITADLSKMKIFQPFLLKQMTDLEEITEAVKIMAKNKTGSLIAIVRENSLKEIIDQAVQLDAIISSNLLLTIFKKNSALHDGAVIIEQNRIACAGAFLPMTQNLDDARMGARHRAALGISEESDSIVIVTSEETGEISVCYDGEMTHPVKPIELKNLVNTILQKRESGSEKHNFPSEERADRW from the coding sequence TTGTTTTTCTTTAAGAATATATCTCTTTTCCCGCTCGGAAAAAATCCGTTCGTCATCGTGATCGACATATTGATCGTGGGATTTTTCATCTATCAGTTTTATACGACCATCCGAAGAACCAGAGGAATTCAACTTTTACTCGGGGTCGCGGTCATATGGTTCTTGGGAATTTTTGCGAGTTATTTCGAACTGGAACTATTGGATTGGATCATAGAAAGTATCCGTCCCGCCTTGGTATTTGCGATCATCGTATTACTACAACCCGAACTCAGAAAAATCACCGCGGACCTTTCCAAGATGAAGATTTTTCAGCCCTTTCTACTCAAACAGATGACCGATTTGGAAGAAATCACCGAAGCGGTCAAGATCATGGCAAAGAATAAAACCGGATCACTCATAGCGATCGTGCGGGAAAACAGTCTGAAAGAAATCATCGACCAAGCCGTACAACTGGATGCGATCATCTCCTCCAATCTTCTACTCACCATCTTTAAGAAAAATTCCGCGCTTCACGACGGAGCGGTCATCATCGAACAAAACCGAATCGCGTGCGCAGGCGCGTTTCTCCCCATGACTCAGAATCTGGACGACGCGAGAATGGGAGCCAGACACCGTGCCGCACTCGGAATATCGGAGGAATCGGATTCCATCGTAATCGTAACATCCGAGGAGACCGGGGAAATTTCGGTGTGTTACGACGGAGAAATGACTCATCCCGTCAAACCGATCGAGCTCAAAAATTTGGTGAATACGATACTGCAAAAGCGGGAAAGCGGTTCGGAGAAACACAATTTCCCTTCCGAAGAAAGGGCGGATCGTTGGTGA
- a CDS encoding tetratricopeptide repeat protein, whose product MISEAMKQTVQFYNEGLNLYKTRKFTEALEKFKKAVELTPDDGPSKKYIGRCQAFIANPPPADWDGVFEMKTK is encoded by the coding sequence ATGATTTCGGAAGCGATGAAACAGACGGTTCAATTTTACAACGAAGGTCTGAACTTGTACAAAACCAGAAAATTTACGGAAGCGCTTGAAAAATTCAAAAAGGCGGTCGAGTTGACTCCGGACGACGGTCCTTCCAAAAAGTATATCGGTCGTTGTCAGGCATTTATAGCAAATCCTCCTCCCGCGGATTGGGACGGAGTTTTTGAAATGAAAACGAAATAA